One region of Dehalococcoidia bacterium genomic DNA includes:
- a CDS encoding PHP domain-containing protein produces the protein MKIDLHIHTSKLSPDSRLDPEAAIIKARELGLDGVCFTEHDRAWELVDIQALSTKFDFPVFRGVEVMIKEGGEILVFGLNINFTTVIDIDTLRKLSMDSGAFMIAAHPFRGYPCHDTWDFQTAADLVLKRPVFDKVDALEGFNGRNMEGNNVFACKLADKLGFQTSGGSDAHHLDEMGKCITIFEKNIRNEDDLLAELKAGRFCGSNGGNHK, from the coding sequence TTGAAGATCGACCTACATATACATACAAGCAAGCTGTCCCCCGACAGCAGACTGGACCCGGAGGCGGCAATTATAAAAGCGCGCGAACTGGGTCTGGATGGCGTATGTTTCACCGAACATGACCGCGCCTGGGAGCTGGTCGATATACAGGCGCTCAGCACGAAGTTCGATTTCCCGGTTTTCCGCGGGGTGGAGGTGATGATAAAGGAAGGCGGCGAGATACTGGTCTTCGGACTCAACATCAATTTCACCACGGTCATCGATATCGATACGCTGCGCAAGCTCAGCATGGATTCCGGCGCCTTCATGATCGCCGCGCATCCCTTCCGCGGCTATCCCTGCCATGATACATGGGACTTCCAGACTGCGGCCGACCTGGTTCTCAAGCGGCCTGTATTCGACAAAGTCGATGCCCTGGAGGGATTCAACGGACGCAATATGGAGGGCAACAACGTCTTCGCCTGCAAGCTGGCCGACAAGCTTGGCTTCCAGACCTCCGGGGGCAGCGATGCCCACCACCTGGATGAGATGGGCAAGTGCATAACCATTTTTGAGAAAAACATACGCAATGAAGATGATCTGCTGGCCGAGCTCAAGGCGGGCAGATTTTGCGGCTCAAATGGCGGTAACCACAAATGA
- the coaE gene encoding dephospho-CoA kinase (Dephospho-CoA kinase (CoaE) performs the final step in coenzyme A biosynthesis.), translated as MIIAGVTGTIGTGKSTVARMFAELGAFVIDHDRISREVVEPGKPAWQAIVDSFGEGVLNDDRSINRQALADIVFKDPAGLQMLNSFVHPAVLDEDQRLVEERKGIDPAGLIIKDVPLLLEAGPEIAHMLVEKIIVVFASPDVQLKRLIARGMPEQDARNRIKTQKPVGDKTKFADYVVNNDGTLDETMQQVKDIFSSLMGRSS; from the coding sequence ATGATCATAGCGGGAGTAACCGGCACCATAGGCACGGGCAAGAGCACGGTAGCACGCATGTTCGCGGAACTGGGCGCATTCGTGATAGACCACGACAGGATATCGCGCGAAGTGGTCGAGCCCGGCAAACCCGCCTGGCAGGCAATTGTAGACTCTTTCGGTGAAGGCGTTTTAAACGACGACCGCAGCATAAACAGGCAGGCGCTGGCCGACATAGTCTTCAAGGATCCCGCCGGCCTACAGATGCTCAACTCCTTTGTACATCCCGCCGTGCTGGACGAGGACCAGCGGCTGGTGGAGGAGAGGAAAGGCATTGATCCCGCCGGCCTAATCATCAAGGACGTCCCGTTGTTGCTGGAGGCGGGACCCGAGATCGCTCACATGCTGGTTGAGAAAATCATCGTCGTATTCGCTTCACCCGATGTCCAGCTCAAACGTCTGATAGCCCGCGGCATGCCAGAGCAGGACGCCCGCAACAGGATAAAAACGCAAAAGCCCGTGGGCGATAAGACGAAGTTCGCCGATTACGTGGTCAACAACGACGGCACGCTGGACGAGACCATGCAACAGGTCAAGGATATCTTCTCCAGTCTGATGGGCCGATCGTCGTAA
- a CDS encoding helix-turn-helix domain-containing protein encodes MNEEKQFYTVKEFASLLGRSEDNVRDSCQRGNIKGKKTSEYGNWMIPRSEIERLKHKAITYNKKQAKKDEKKGQIEPTSLEKPKNWITDYETANNGKLPPLPDALYPLAPNYSHEQPISKDIQLIIPGMQFWARLLPSEKEQLLQLIEWLGQDRRDYEENMRRRAPPGSGQKPRLIPNHKLERIIRQIDENTWVELEP; translated from the coding sequence ATGAATGAAGAAAAGCAATTTTATACTGTAAAAGAATTTGCATCTCTTCTGGGCCGCTCAGAGGATAACGTTCGTGATAGTTGTCAAAGAGGGAACATTAAAGGTAAAAAAACATCAGAGTACGGAAATTGGATGATTCCTAGAAGCGAGATTGAGCGACTCAAACATAAAGCTATCACTTATAACAAAAAGCAAGCAAAAAAGGATGAAAAGAAAGGGCAGATAGAACCGACATCATTAGAAAAACCAAAGAATTGGATTACGGATTATGAGACTGCTAACAATGGAAAGTTGCCACCTCTTCCTGATGCCTTATATCCATTAGCACCGAATTATTCTCACGAGCAACCGATATCAAAGGATATTCAATTGATAATACCTGGTATGCAATTCTGGGCGAGGTTATTACCATCTGAAAAAGAACAATTGTTACAATTGATTGAGTGGCTGGGGCAAGATAGACGAGATTATGAAGAAAATATGCGTAGAAGGGCTCCTCCTGGTAGTGGGCAAAAACCTCGGCTTATTCCTAATCACAAGTTAGAGCGGATAATACGGCAAATAGACGAAAATACATGGGTAGAGTTGGAACCTTAA
- a CDS encoding AAA family ATPase → MIDIQSERKISAEVDRNNQRINQINPIENSDDSNSNKVTITLRKQYGLLSAKELLELPIEPLTALWGPFIYKASVILLNGKTGVGKSTFLYGLLVSAAMGITFAGIPFERPLKVIYSDRETPPNLRQIKLQRICNEVRPDNLLFIPKELSNFQDNLHIYREIALKEKADILALDTISEAFNTKDENDNAEAVRQFRTIRDFSIDTGCAVIAVHHTGRSTLSESDPFAGRGATARADKVDIVLNLFPLKEDPSILCLSIGGKDKIAGNDSKIYLKKAGNDSFEVVERKEAYEATTSERCKEFILANLDNTEISTSQIQAECQKEGYSQPTVTRVIGALVDTAKLRKTRRGYYQKIESSTKHIGIDDLIFDSTASIHTPEAR, encoded by the coding sequence ATGATAGACATTCAATCCGAACGTAAAATCAGTGCTGAGGTAGATAGAAATAATCAAAGAATCAATCAAATCAACCCTATAGAAAACTCTGATGATTCGAACTCTAACAAGGTAACAATAACCTTGCGCAAGCAATACGGGTTGTTATCAGCCAAAGAATTATTAGAACTCCCTATTGAACCGCTTACAGCATTATGGGGGCCGTTTATTTACAAAGCTTCGGTAATACTCCTCAATGGTAAAACGGGAGTAGGTAAGAGTACATTCCTATATGGGTTGCTTGTGTCGGCTGCAATGGGTATTACGTTTGCAGGCATTCCCTTTGAACGTCCTCTCAAGGTAATTTACAGCGACCGTGAGACTCCACCAAATCTACGACAAATTAAACTTCAAAGGATATGTAATGAAGTTAGGCCGGATAACCTGCTATTTATTCCTAAAGAACTATCCAACTTCCAAGATAATCTGCATATCTACAGAGAGATTGCGCTTAAAGAGAAGGCAGATATTCTGGCACTTGATACCATATCCGAAGCGTTCAACACTAAAGATGAGAATGACAATGCCGAAGCAGTCAGGCAATTCCGTACTATCAGAGATTTTTCCATTGATACCGGATGTGCCGTTATTGCTGTCCACCATACAGGCAGAAGTACATTAAGTGAATCAGACCCCTTTGCAGGCAGAGGTGCTACTGCAAGAGCCGACAAGGTCGATATTGTACTGAATCTATTCCCTCTCAAAGAAGACCCGTCTATATTGTGCTTATCTATTGGTGGTAAAGATAAGATTGCTGGAAACGATTCGAAAATCTATCTAAAGAAAGCTGGGAATGATTCTTTCGAAGTTGTGGAGCGGAAGGAAGCATACGAAGCGACAACATCCGAGCGATGTAAGGAATTCATTCTTGCCAATCTGGATAACACGGAAATATCTACCTCACAGATACAAGCTGAATGCCAGAAGGAAGGATATAGTCAACCTACAGTCACGAGGGTTATCGGAGCATTGGTCGATACTGCAAAATTACGTAAGACGCGGCGCGGATACTACCAGAAGATTGAATCATCAACAAAACATATAGGGATTGATGATTTGATTTTTGATTCAACAGCTTCGATACACACTCCGGAGGCCCGCTGA
- a CDS encoding rhomboid family intramembrane serine protease, producing the protein MDIKPLAPSIKLKNKAIRQLKPFSLVKINGFELHITILWITQSLHHLFTHIQYSIVEVSEASTVERGIMMQFAIYPMLIMMVNVTVWIVGMIGVVVGFDLFGTFSLCQPLLSARPWTLITYFFTYDALGYLIPDMLILFLYGRAFCRIAGPKSFIITYLSGGLFAGVVLLLFAPPLSITSGAGGAIFATAMALTIIEPKLKVWFTSLWIATAAYFTLAMFVYPNLIIPRLPPLIALPTAIGGIIIGLTAGLILRSKQAQI; encoded by the coding sequence GTGGATATCAAACCATTGGCCCCGTCTATCAAACTGAAAAACAAGGCTATTCGACAGTTAAAGCCATTCTCTCTTGTAAAAATAAACGGCTTCGAATTACATATCACCATATTGTGGATTACCCAGTCTTTACATCATCTGTTTACTCATATACAATACTCCATTGTCGAAGTTAGTGAGGCGAGCACGGTTGAACGAGGTATTATGATGCAATTTGCAATCTATCCCATGTTAATAATGATGGTCAATGTTACGGTATGGATTGTGGGTATGATAGGTGTTGTTGTGGGCTTTGACCTATTTGGAACATTCAGTCTTTGCCAGCCACTATTATCGGCGAGGCCTTGGACGTTAATCACCTATTTTTTTACATATGACGCATTAGGATATCTAATACCCGATATGCTTATTCTGTTTTTATACGGAAGGGCATTCTGCCGTATAGCGGGACCGAAATCCTTTATTATTACATATCTTAGCGGTGGCTTATTTGCAGGAGTAGTTCTATTATTGTTTGCCCCACCATTATCTATAACGAGTGGTGCTGGAGGAGCAATATTTGCAACGGCAATGGCGTTAACTATTATTGAACCAAAACTCAAAGTGTGGTTCACGTCACTTTGGATTGCAACGGCTGCCTATTTTACCCTTGCGATGTTTGTATATCCTAACTTGATAATTCCGCGCCTACCGCCATTAATAGCATTGCCAACTGCTATAGGAGGAATAATCATCGGCTTGACCGCCGGATTAATACTTCGCTCTAAACAAGCCCAAATATGA